The genomic region CGCCACTACGCCTACTACCGCGATCGTCATCGCTCCACCGAAAATGACGGAAGGGATCAAGCCCATCAGCCTGGCTGCGATGCCCGACTCGAAAGCGCCCAGCTCGTTGGAAGAACCGATGAATATGCCATTGATTGCGGAAACACGGCCTCGCATGTCATCCGGGGTGATCAATTGCATGATCGTCGTCCGCACCACGACCGACACGCCGTCGCAGATGCCGGAAATCAGAAGCAGAAACGCCGCGAGCCAGAAATTCCTGCTCAAGGCAAAGGCAATGATGCTGAGCCCGAATCCTGCCACCGCCACCAGCAATATCCGCCCGGCCCGGCGATTGACCGGGTGATGTGTGAGCCAGATGCCGGTGGCGATCGCACCCACCGCAGGGGCGGCGCGCAGGATGCCAAGGCCTTCCGGCCCGTGCTGGAACACATCATGGATGAACATCGGCAGCATGGCGACCGCGCCGCCGAACAATACGGCAAACATGTCCAGCGCCTGCGCGCCCAGCATGACCTGGTTGCTGAAGACAAAGCGCAAGCCCTGGGCGATGCTGGCAAACACCGGGGCCCCCATCTCGACAACCGGCGTCTTCACCTTCAGGCTCAACATAGCAACGACGGCGACCCCCGCGAATACTGCGGAACAGGCGTAAGCCGTGCTGATGCCCGCGAGGGCGATCACACCGCCCCCGATCGCCGGTCCCAGCACCAACCCGGTCTGCAACACCGAACTGCCGATGCTGGCGGCGCGCGCAAATTGCTGGCGCGGCAATACCAGCGCGAACAGGGCGCTATAAGACGGGCCGATGAAAGCGCGTGCAAAACCAACGCAGGCAATCGAAAGATAGATGAATTGCGACGACTCGCTGGGATGCCACAACCATCCGGCAGCGATCCCGGCCAACACCAGGGCATTGATCGCGAGCACGATGCTTGCCATCACGCCGAACAGGCGACGGGAATAGCGATCAACGGCATAACCGGCGAACAGGGCAGTACAGAAATAAGGAATCACTTCGGCCAGGCCGATCAGGCCCAGCGATAGGGGGTCGCGCGTGATCTGGTAGATATGCCAGCCCACCACCACTGCCATGATCTGGTACGAGAACGTGATGCTGACGCGGAAAGCCAGCAGCTTCAGGAAGGCAATATTGCGCAGCGGGTAAGAGGATGTATCAGATGTCATGCAGGTATTGTAAAGAATACGCCTTCTTCATGACACCAGCCGGCCCCGGCCAGGAATCAGGAATATTGGCCCAGCCAGCGCCGCACCAAGGCAAGCACCGGTAATGCGGCCAAGCCTCCCAGTGCATCTGCCAGCAAGTCGTCCAGGCCAGCCTGCCTCCCCTCAATATACAGCTGGTGCAGCTCATCGGCAGCGCCCAGCATCACCACGATGATCCAGACGGCAACCAGCGGCAACCGGAAAAAGGCCAGGCCAGTAAGCACCCCAACGGCACCAAAGACGAAGAAATGCACGACCTTATCCCAGGGCGGTGGAAACAACGAGCCTGCTCCAGGCGCCTCCCCCCCGATAAAAATGCCAGCAACCAACAGGATGAGCATGCCCAGTGCAAAGTATCTCAGGCGTTCAGGTGTGATCAAATGCGTGTTTGTATTCAGGATGAACAAATGAAATGCGGCGAACCACAATGTCCTGCTATGCTAGCACGGCAGGACGCCGGCAACCATATCTAACTGCGGCAAACTTCATGCCAACGGCTTGGGTAGGGGGTGGTGAAGATATCAACTTGTTCGAGTACGGGTCCATCGACCAGAGCATCGTAGGGACTTAAAAAAAATAGTATTTCTATCTACACACTAGGGCTCTTGGACAGAAGGCCATTTTTTCGGCTTAGGAGCCAACTGCTATCCATGCGGCCCCTGAAGGGTAGTTAGGAGAGAGAGCTGGACATGGCAGCGGCCGCTGGGATATGCAGAACTGCACGGCAAGCGAAGCTCGCAGGCCCACAAAGCTGGAAGCCGCGGGCCGTGGGCGTCAGGGATGCGCAAATAGCGAACCTGGAGCAGCGCAGTTCGCGTAGCAAAGACACATATAAAGAGTATTTCGCTTATTATCTAATTATTTTAATGAC from Methylobacillus flagellatus KT harbors:
- a CDS encoding VanZ family protein produces the protein MLILLVAGIFIGGEAPGAGSLFPPPWDKVVHFFVFGAVGVLTGLAFFRLPLVAVWIIVVMLGAADELHQLYIEGRQAGLDDLLADALGGLAALPVLALVRRWLGQYS
- a CDS encoding MFS transporter, translated to MTSDTSSYPLRNIAFLKLLAFRVSITFSYQIMAVVVGWHIYQITRDPLSLGLIGLAEVIPYFCTALFAGYAVDRYSRRLFGVMASIVLAINALVLAGIAAGWLWHPSESSQFIYLSIACVGFARAFIGPSYSALFALVLPRQQFARAASIGSSVLQTGLVLGPAIGGGVIALAGISTAYACSAVFAGVAVVAMLSLKVKTPVVEMGAPVFASIAQGLRFVFSNQVMLGAQALDMFAVLFGGAVAMLPMFIHDVFQHGPEGLGILRAAPAVGAIATGIWLTHHPVNRRAGRILLVAVAGFGLSIIAFALSRNFWLAAFLLLISGICDGVSVVVRTTIMQLITPDDMRGRVSAINGIFIGSSNELGAFESGIAARLMGLIPSVIFGGAMTIAVVGVVARFAPKLRRLNMRDLH